From the genome of Phreatobacter cathodiphilus, one region includes:
- a CDS encoding extensin family protein — protein sequence MSVAFGTQRPGRRAFRWFAFALVALTMAACGRYAYERREQWRSDLESRCMASGAVQMSRYVQRANTINGPGTCGMDYPLRVAAQARGQVAYNRPQTLACQMVPTVDRWIDNVVQPAAQRWFGAAVLEVKAGSYSCRGIRGGRSGRMSEHSFGNALDVFAFVLSSGHTVVIRQHWRGETAESGFLREIFVRACDHFTTVLGPGADPFHYDHFHLDLARHDPRWTRRVCRPRPETVQMLQPSSPGGAFGWGMSQPRMLTR from the coding sequence ATGAGTGTTGCGTTCGGCACACAGCGCCCGGGCCGCCGGGCCTTCAGATGGTTCGCCTTCGCCCTGGTCGCCCTGACCATGGCGGCCTGCGGCCGCTATGCCTATGAGCGGCGCGAGCAGTGGCGCTCCGACCTCGAGAGCCGCTGCATGGCCTCGGGCGCCGTGCAGATGTCGCGCTACGTCCAGCGCGCCAACACCATCAACGGGCCCGGCACCTGCGGCATGGACTATCCGCTGCGCGTCGCCGCCCAGGCGCGCGGGCAGGTCGCCTACAACCGCCCGCAGACGCTCGCCTGCCAGATGGTGCCGACCGTCGATCGCTGGATCGACAATGTCGTGCAGCCGGCGGCCCAGCGCTGGTTCGGCGCCGCCGTCCTCGAGGTGAAGGCCGGCTCCTATTCCTGCCGCGGCATCCGCGGCGGCCGCTCCGGCCGCATGTCGGAACATTCCTTCGGCAATGCCCTCGACGTCTTCGCCTTCGTCCTGTCGAGCGGCCATACCGTGGTGATCCGCCAGCACTGGCGCGGCGAGACGGCCGAGTCGGGCTTCCTGCGTGAGATCTTCGTGCGCGCCTGCGACCATTTCACCACGGTGCTCGGCCCCGGCGCCGACCCGTTCCACTACGACCACTTCCACCTCGACCTCGCCCGCCACGATCCCCGCTGGACCCGCCGCGTCTGCCGTCCGCGGCCCGAGACGGTGCAGATGCTGCAACCGTCCTCGCCCGGCGGCGCCTTCGGCTGGGGCATGAGCCAGCCGCGCATGCTGACGCGCTGA
- a CDS encoding Fe(3+) ABC transporter substrate-binding protein: MAPSPTRRALLGGAALLVASPALLRAQTRTLNLYSSRHYDTDEALYSDFTKQTGIAINRVEAGEDPLLARMQSEGANSPADVLITVDAGRIEKAQGMGLLQPFASETLASRIPANLRDPDGNWFGFSTRARVFLVAKDKVAEGAIGSYEDLADPKWKGKVLIRSSTNVYNQSLTGSVLAAHGPEKTEAWARGVVANMARPPRGGDTDQIRAAAAGEGDIAVANTYYFGRMALSSKPEDKAVVEKLRVVFPNQADRGTHVNISAAGIARHAKNIDAAKAFLEYLSTPSAQRYFAFGNSEYPVVAGVEPPPHVAAWGKFKVDALNARVFARNNAEALKIMDRAGWK, encoded by the coding sequence ATGGCCCCGTCCCCCACCCGTCGCGCCCTCCTCGGCGGCGCCGCCCTGCTCGTCGCCAGTCCGGCGCTGCTGCGCGCCCAGACGCGCACCCTCAACCTCTATTCCTCGCGCCACTACGACACTGACGAGGCGCTCTATTCGGACTTCACCAAGCAGACCGGCATCGCCATCAACCGCGTCGAGGCCGGCGAGGACCCGCTGCTCGCCCGCATGCAGAGCGAGGGCGCGAACTCCCCCGCCGACGTGCTGATCACGGTGGATGCGGGCCGCATCGAGAAGGCGCAGGGCATGGGCCTGCTGCAGCCCTTCGCCTCCGAGACGCTGGCGAGCCGCATCCCCGCGAACCTGCGCGATCCCGACGGCAACTGGTTCGGCTTCTCCACCCGCGCCCGCGTGTTCCTGGTCGCCAAGGACAAGGTGGCCGAAGGCGCGATCGGCAGCTATGAGGATCTCGCCGACCCGAAATGGAAGGGCAAGGTGCTGATCCGCTCCTCGACCAACGTCTACAACCAGTCGCTGACCGGGTCGGTCCTCGCCGCCCACGGGCCGGAGAAGACCGAGGCCTGGGCGCGCGGCGTCGTCGCCAACATGGCCCGCCCGCCGCGCGGCGGCGACACCGACCAGATCAGGGCCGCCGCGGCCGGCGAGGGCGACATCGCCGTCGCCAACACCTACTATTTCGGCCGGATGGCGCTGTCCTCCAAGCCGGAGGACAAGGCGGTGGTGGAGAAGCTGCGCGTCGTGTTCCCCAATCAGGCGGACCGCGGCACCCACGTCAACATCTCGGCGGCCGGCATCGCCCGCCACGCCAAGAACATCGACGCGGCCAAGGCCTTCCTCGAATATCTCTCGACCCCCTCGGCGCAGCGCTACTTCGCCTTCGGCAATTCGGAATATCCGGTCGTCGCCGGGGTGGAGCCGCCGCCCCACGTCGCCGCCTGGGGCAAGTTCAAGGTCGATGCGCTCAATGCCCGCGTCTTCGCCCGCAACAATGCCGAGGCCCTGAAGATCATGGACCGCGCCGGCTGGAAGTGA
- a CDS encoding 3'(2'),5'-bisphosphate nucleotidase CysQ family protein: MSTDFTDARLLDALGTLASTAGAAIMAHYGGASSIKSDGSPVTAADHAAEQVILAGLAGLLPEVPVLAEEAAAAGRWPASTRMLVAVDPLDGTREFISQNGEFTVNIGLIADGRPVAGVVFAPALSRLWLGAGSKAEAMELPPGAPISAATRRRTIRTRPLPAGGPVALVSRSHPDAATSAYYAGRGIGEQRPVGSSLKYTLIAEGEADVSARFASITEWDIAAAHAVLAAAGGEMTQPDGAPLVYGRAERQFRTDHFIACSGAYAAAGRR, from the coding sequence ATGAGCACCGATTTCACCGACGCGCGCCTGCTCGATGCCCTCGGCACCCTCGCCAGCACGGCAGGGGCCGCGATCATGGCCCATTACGGCGGGGCGTCGTCGATCAAGAGCGACGGGTCGCCGGTCACGGCCGCCGACCACGCGGCGGAGCAGGTCATCCTGGCGGGGCTCGCCGGCCTGCTGCCGGAGGTGCCGGTGCTCGCCGAGGAGGCCGCCGCCGCCGGCCGGTGGCCGGCCTCGACGCGGATGCTCGTCGCCGTCGACCCGCTCGACGGCACGCGCGAGTTCATCAGCCAGAACGGCGAGTTCACCGTGAACATCGGCCTCATCGCCGACGGCCGGCCGGTGGCGGGAGTCGTCTTTGCGCCGGCCCTGTCGCGGCTGTGGCTGGGGGCGGGGTCGAAGGCCGAGGCCATGGAACTGCCCCCCGGTGCTCCCATCTCCGCAGCGACCCGTCGCCGGACCATCCGCACGCGCCCCCTGCCCGCCGGCGGGCCCGTCGCGCTGGTGAGCCGCTCCCATCCCGACGCCGCCACCAGCGCCTATTACGCCGGGCGCGGCATCGGCGAGCAGCGCCCGGTGGGCTCGTCGCTGAAGTACACGCTCATCGCCGAGGGAGAGGCCGACGTCAGCGCCCGCTTCGCCTCCATCACCGAATGGGACATCGCCGCCGCCCATGCCGTTCTCGCGGCGGCCGGAGGCGAGATGACGCAGCCCGACGGCGCGCCGCTGGTCTACGGCCGGGCGGAGCGGCAGTTCCGCACCGATCATTTCATCGCCTGCAGCGGCGCCTATGCGGCGGCCGGACGCCGCTGA
- a CDS encoding ABC transporter permease — translation MTDAVLGPSSPAPQRPVVMAGRPALLGLALVLAAVVATPILAVALSIFQRGSGSIAHLAETVLAEIVLNTLGLMVMVGAGTAAIGVGTAWLVTLCRFPGSRAFEWLLLLPLAVPAYIIGYAYTDAMAFAGPIQSGLRAMFGWSRGNYWFPEIHNLPGVSLMLTLVLYPYVYLLARAAFLDQSTCVLEAARTLGASPWTACLRVGLPMARPAIAAGVALALMEALADFGTVQYFGVTTFTTTIYRTWFGLGDRVAAAQLATGLLGFVLLLVAVEFLARRDRRFGAGGRRHRTIAPLYLTRRAGALAFIACGLPVLLGFILPVAALLRLHALDGDPLLSGRFLTYAQNSFVLAGAAAVLVVTAATLVAYAGRLSPGPVTTTAIRIASIGYAVPGTVIAVGILMALGGFDAALDGWAKAAFGWGTGLLFSGTAAALLYAYLVRFLAVAAGPVESGLHQIPASLDAAARTLGASAAKVAAAIHAPMLRRPLLTAALLVFVDVLKELPATIIVRPFNFDTLAIRVYNLASDERLAQASTGALVIVAIGIVPVVILTRMIARDTRLGSRPGA, via the coding sequence TTGACCGACGCCGTCCTCGGCCCCTCCTCCCCCGCCCCGCAGCGCCCGGTCGTCATGGCCGGGCGTCCTGCGTTGCTGGGGCTGGCTTTGGTCCTGGCGGCGGTGGTGGCGACGCCGATCCTGGCGGTGGCGCTCAGCATCTTCCAGCGCGGCAGCGGCTCCATCGCCCATCTCGCCGAGACGGTGCTGGCCGAGATCGTGCTGAACACGCTGGGGCTCATGGTGATGGTGGGCGCCGGAACGGCGGCGATCGGCGTCGGCACCGCCTGGCTGGTGACGCTCTGCCGCTTCCCCGGCTCGCGCGCCTTCGAGTGGCTGCTGCTGCTGCCCCTCGCCGTTCCCGCCTACATCATCGGCTATGCCTATACCGACGCCATGGCTTTCGCCGGCCCGATCCAGAGCGGCCTGAGGGCGATGTTCGGCTGGTCGCGGGGCAACTACTGGTTTCCCGAGATCCACAACCTGCCCGGCGTCAGCCTCATGCTGACCCTCGTGCTCTACCCTTACGTCTATCTCCTCGCCCGGGCCGCCTTTCTCGACCAGTCGACCTGCGTGCTGGAGGCGGCGCGCACCCTCGGCGCCAGCCCCTGGACCGCCTGCCTGCGCGTCGGCCTGCCCATGGCCCGGCCGGCCATCGCCGCCGGCGTGGCGCTGGCGCTGATGGAGGCGCTCGCCGACTTCGGCACGGTGCAGTATTTCGGCGTGACGACCTTCACCACGACCATCTACCGGACCTGGTTCGGCCTCGGCGACCGGGTGGCGGCGGCGCAACTCGCCACCGGCCTCCTCGGCTTCGTGCTCCTGCTCGTCGCCGTCGAATTCCTGGCCCGGCGCGACCGCCGCTTCGGCGCCGGCGGCAGGCGCCACCGCACCATCGCGCCGCTGTACCTGACCCGGCGCGCCGGCGCCCTCGCCTTCATCGCCTGCGGCCTGCCGGTCCTCCTCGGCTTCATCCTGCCGGTGGCGGCGCTGTTGCGCCTGCACGCCCTCGACGGCGACCCGCTGCTGAGCGGGCGCTTCCTCACCTATGCCCAGAACTCCTTCGTTCTCGCCGGCGCCGCCGCCGTGCTCGTGGTGACGGCCGCGACGCTGGTCGCCTATGCGGGGCGGCTGTCGCCGGGTCCCGTGACCACCACCGCCATCCGCATCGCCAGCATCGGCTATGCGGTGCCGGGCACCGTCATCGCCGTCGGCATCCTGATGGCGTTGGGCGGGTTCGACGCGGCGCTGGACGGCTGGGCGAAGGCGGCCTTCGGCTGGGGCACCGGCCTGCTCTTCTCCGGCACCGCCGCCGCGCTGCTCTACGCCTATCTCGTCCGGTTCCTCGCCGTCGCGGCGGGCCCGGTGGAATCGGGCCTGCACCAGATCCCGGCCTCCCTCGACGCCGCCGCGCGCACGCTGGGCGCCAGCGCGGCCAAGGTCGCGGCCGCCATCCATGCCCCCATGCTGCGGCGGCCGCTGCTGACGGCGGCGCTGCTCGTCTTCGTCGACGTGCTGAAGGAGCTGCCGGCGACCATCATCGTCAGGCCGTTCAATTTCGACACGCTCGCCATCCGAGTCTACAACCTCGCTTCCGACGAGCGGCTCGCCCAGGCTTCCACGGGCGCGCTGGTGATCGTCGCCATCGGCATCGTGCCGGTCGTCATCCTCACCCGGATGATCGCGCGCGACACCCGCCTCGGCTCGCGGCCGGGCGCCTAG
- a CDS encoding nucleoside deaminase produces MARAGDSQQPQAASTPMAEALGEARAAAARGEVPVGAVIVRDGVVIARAGNRTLADRDPTAHAEIVAIRLACAALGSERLPGCDLYVTLEPCPMCAAAISFARIRRLYFGAADVKGGAVENGVRLYGSSTCHHRPEVYGGLSETASAELLRDFFRDRR; encoded by the coding sequence ATGGCGAGAGCCGGTGATTCGCAGCAGCCGCAGGCGGCATCGACGCCCATGGCGGAGGCTCTGGGTGAAGCCCGCGCGGCCGCCGCGCGCGGCGAGGTGCCGGTCGGTGCGGTGATCGTCCGCGACGGCGTCGTCATCGCCCGCGCCGGCAACCGCACCCTCGCCGACCGCGACCCGACCGCCCACGCGGAGATCGTCGCCATCCGCCTCGCCTGCGCCGCCCTCGGGTCCGAACGCTTGCCCGGCTGCGACCTCTACGTGACCCTCGAACCCTGCCCGATGTGCGCCGCCGCCATCTCCTTCGCCCGCATCCGCCGGCTCTATTTCGGCGCGGCGGACGTGAAGGGCGGGGCGGTCGAGAACGGCGTCAGGCTCTATGGGAGCTCCACCTGCCACCACCGGCCGGAGGTCTATGGGGGATTGAGCGAGACCGCATCCGCCGAGCTCCTGCGCGACTTCTTCCGCGACCGCCGCTAG
- a CDS encoding pseudouridine synthase, giving the protein MPRERDRSFEPVNRGEERIARVLARAGLCSRREAEEWIEAGRVSVNGTVLTSPAMNVTERDVVLVDGEKLPERERTRLWLYHKPAGLVTTNSDPEGRPTIFDRLPDDLPRVVTVGRLDINTEGLLLLTNDGGLARVLALPATGWLRRYRVRAHGSVDQTTLDRLRKGIEVDGIEYGPIEAELDRVQGANSWLTLSLREGKNREVKNVLGAIGLDVNRLIRVSFGPFQLGELPEGEVDEIRTRVLRDQLGEELSELAGVEFDRPVFEQVGAREERSSRKGRPEGRPERDARPARFEGRGERPSRFGDRDERPSRFGRDERPARFGRDRDEGERGAGRTPEHRFGNRPRVWRDGEATDFGPRNKARPAYKGGRPGEEGGERDFKRGAPLTDSRGRRVRVEKMGGDEPAAARQERFESRQARQTEDRGERPFRSRDDAPRGDFKPRGERPFRDRDGDAPRRDFKPRGDRPFRDRDGDAPRGEFKPRGDFKPRGDRPFRDRDGDAPRGEFRPRGEFKPRGDRPFRDRDGDAPRGEFRPRGEFKPRGDRPFRDRDGDAPRGDFKPRGERPFRDRDGDAPRRDFKPWGDREERSGGRDFKPRESRFGDRAERPDGDRPRGGKPFGGKSFGDRPSGGRSFGDKPSGGKSFGGGRGERSFGDRPSGGKSFGGGRGERSFGDRPSGGKSFGGKSFGGKPGGKPFGGKPGGKPFGGKRDR; this is encoded by the coding sequence GTGCCGCGCGAGCGCGACCGCTCGTTCGAGCCCGTCAACCGCGGCGAGGAGCGCATCGCCCGCGTCCTCGCCCGCGCGGGCCTGTGCTCGCGGCGCGAGGCCGAGGAGTGGATCGAAGCCGGGCGCGTCAGCGTCAACGGCACGGTGCTGACCTCGCCCGCGATGAACGTCACCGAGCGCGACGTGGTGCTGGTGGACGGCGAGAAACTGCCGGAGCGCGAGCGCACCCGGCTGTGGCTCTACCACAAGCCCGCCGGCCTGGTGACCACCAACAGCGATCCGGAGGGCCGCCCGACCATCTTCGACCGCCTGCCCGACGACCTGCCGCGGGTGGTGACGGTGGGGCGCCTCGACATCAACACCGAGGGCCTGCTGCTGCTGACCAACGACGGCGGCCTCGCCCGCGTGCTCGCGCTGCCCGCCACCGGCTGGCTGCGCCGCTACCGCGTGCGCGCCCATGGCAGCGTGGACCAGACGACCCTCGACCGCCTGCGCAAGGGCATCGAGGTGGACGGCATCGAGTACGGGCCGATCGAGGCCGAGCTCGACCGCGTGCAGGGCGCCAACAGCTGGCTCACCCTGTCGCTGCGCGAGGGCAAGAACCGCGAGGTGAAGAACGTCCTCGGCGCCATCGGCCTCGACGTGAACCGCCTCATCCGCGTCTCCTTCGGTCCCTTCCAGCTCGGCGAGCTGCCCGAGGGCGAGGTGGACGAGATCCGCACGCGGGTGCTGCGCGACCAGCTCGGCGAGGAGCTCTCCGAGCTCGCCGGCGTGGAGTTCGACCGGCCGGTCTTCGAGCAGGTGGGGGCCCGCGAGGAGCGTTCCTCCCGCAAGGGCCGTCCCGAAGGGCGCCCCGAGCGCGACGCCCGGCCGGCCCGTTTCGAGGGACGCGGCGAGCGGCCCTCCCGCTTCGGCGACCGCGACGAGCGGCCCTCCCGCTTCGGCCGCGACGAGCGTCCGGCCCGCTTCGGCCGTGACCGCGACGAGGGCGAGCGCGGCGCCGGCAGGACGCCGGAGCACCGCTTCGGCAACCGTCCGCGCGTCTGGCGAGACGGCGAGGCGACCGATTTCGGCCCGCGCAACAAGGCGCGGCCGGCCTATAAGGGCGGACGGCCCGGCGAGGAGGGCGGCGAGCGCGACTTCAAGCGCGGCGCTCCCTTGACCGATTCCCGTGGCCGGCGCGTGCGCGTCGAGAAGATGGGCGGTGACGAACCGGCCGCCGCGCGGCAGGAACGCTTCGAGAGCCGCCAGGCGCGCCAGACGGAGGATCGCGGCGAGCGCCCGTTCCGCAGCCGCGACGATGCCCCGCGCGGCGACTTCAAGCCGCGTGGCGAGCGCCCCTTCCGCGACCGGGACGGCGACGCACCGCGCCGCGACTTCAAGCCGCGCGGCGACCGGCCCTTCCGCGACCGGGACGGCGATGCCCCGCGCGGCGAGTTCAAGCCCCGCGGCGATTTCAAGCCGCGCGGTGACCGCCCGTTCCGGGACCGCGACGGCGACGCTCCGCGTGGCGAGTTCAGGCCCCGCGGCGAGTTCAAGCCGCGTGGCGATCGTCCGTTTCGGGATCGCGACGGGGACGCCCCGCGTGGCGAGTTCAGGCCCCGTGGCGAGTTCAAGCCGCGTGGCGACCGTCCGTTCCGGGATCGCGACGGCGACGCTCCGCGTGGCGACTTCAAGCCGCGTGGCGAGCGTCCGTTCCGGGATCGTGACGGCGATGCGCCGCGCCGTGACTTCAAGCCCTGGGGCGACCGCGAGGAGCGGAGCGGCGGCCGTGACTTCAAGCCGCGCGAGAGCCGCTTCGGCGACCGGGCCGAGCGTCCGGACGGCGATCGTCCCCGCGGCGGCAAGCCCTTTGGCGGCAAGAGCTTCGGCGATCGCCCCTCGGGTGGACGCTCGTTCGGCGACAAGCCCTCCGGCGGCAAGAGCTTCGGCGGCGGTCGCGGCGAGCGCTCCTTCGGCGATCGTCCGTCGGGCGGCAAGAGCTTCGGCGGCGGTCGCGGCGAGCGCTCCTTCGGCGATCGTCCCTCCGGCGGCAAGAGCTTCGGTGGCAAGAGCTTCGGCGGCAAACCCGGCGGAAAGCCCTTCGGCGGCAAGCCGGGCGGCAAGCCCTTCGGGGGCAAGCGGGACCGCTGA